From a single Botrytis cinerea B05.10 chromosome 4, complete sequence genomic region:
- the Bcarg8 gene encoding Bcarg8, whose product MALRLSAKRVTAALKAGKVSPAINGYMKRNASQATASATNVRDESKHNIHSQTNISHPDPSPNSQTAQLIAEQAPYMVATYVRPPPMFVKGSGCYLWDVENRKYLDFTAGIAVNALGHCDPEIAKIMLEQGTTLMHTSNLYHNPWTGALSKLLIEKTLESNSMHDAQAVFICNSGSEANEAAIKFARKTGKVVDPSGAKHEVVSFQNSFHGRTMGSLSATPNPKYQKPFSPMLPGFKYGTYNDVDAIKELVTEKTCGVIVEPIQGEGGVIVATEEFLTALAARCREVGAVLIYDEIQCGLSRTGTFWAHASLPKSAHPDIITTAKALGNGFPIGATVVNKNVTEKIKVGDHGTTFGGNPLGSRIAHYIVSRLSDASLQKDVLKKSEIFKKHFQALQSKYPELVKEIRGKGLHLGLQLSQDPTPIVTAARERGLLIITAGTNTLRFVPSLNITEQEIEEGFGILAEAMRIVASPAEEPQGAQVHGEVDSPN is encoded by the exons ATGGCTCTTCGATTGTCTGCGAAAAGAGTGACAGCTGCTCTGAAAGCTGGAAAGGTATCACCCGCAATCAATGGCTATATGAAGAGAAATGCCTCACAAGCAACGGCCTCTGCTACAAACGTAAGGGACGAATCTAAGCACAATATTCAT AGCCAGACCAATATATCGCATCCAGATCCTTCACCAAATTCTCAAACAGCACAACTCATCGCAGAACAAGCTCCATATATGGTTGCCACATACGTCCGACCACCACCAATGTTTGTGAAAGGATCCGGATGTTATCTTTGGGATGTGGAAAACAGGAAATATTTGGATTTCACGGCGGGTATAGCAGTCAATGCTCTAGGACACTGCGATCCAGAAATCGCGAAGATAATGTTGGAACAG GGAACAACTCTTATGCATACCTCCAACTTATATCATAACCCATGGACCGGGGCCCTCTCCAAGCTTCTCATTGAGAAGACTCTCGAATCGAATTCAATGCACGATGCCCAAGCTGTCTTCATTTGCAACTCTGGCAGTGAAGCTAATGAAGCCGCCATAAAGTTTGCTAGAAAGACTGGAAAGGTTGTTGATCCATCTGGAGCCAAACATGAAGTCGTTTCATTCCAAAACTCTTTCCATGGTCGAACTATGGGGTCATTATCTGccaccccaaaccccaaatatcaaaagccaTTTTCTCCAATGCTACCCGGATTCAAATATGGAACATACAATGATGTGGATGCTATCAAGGAATTGGTTACGGAGAAGACTTGTGGTGTTATAGTAGAGCCAATTCAAGGAGAGGGTGGTGTCATTGTAGCGACCGAAGAATTCCTTACTGCACTCGCAGCTCGCTGTCGTGAGGTTGGTGCAGTCCTCATTTATGATGAAATTCAATGTGGACTTTCACGAACCGGAACTTTCTGGGCCCATGCATCATTGCCAAAATCAGCCCATCCAGATATCATTACTACCGCCAAAGCACTGGGAAATGGTTTTCCAATTGGAGCAACAGTTGTCAACAAGAATGTAACAGAGAAGATCAAGGTTGGTGATCACGGAACTACATTCGGTGGAAATCCATTGGGATCCAGGATAGCCCATTACATTGTTTCTCGATTATCCGATGCATCTTTACAAAAAGATGTTCTCAAGAAGTCAGAAATATTTAAGAAGCATTTCCAAGCCTTACAATCCAAGTACCCAGAACTTGTCAAAGAAATCAGGGGCAAAGGATTACACTTGGGATTACAACTTAGCCAAGACCCTACCCCTATTGTCACAGCTGCTAGAGAGAGAGGTTTATTGATTATCACTGCTGGAACCAATACTTTGAGATTTGTACCAAGCTTGAACATCACCGAGCAAGAAATCGAGGAGGGGTTCGGCATTTTGGCTGAAGCAATGAGAATCGTTGCTTCTCCAGCAGAGGAGCCGCAAGGAGCTCAGGTTCATGGTGAAGTAGATTCGCCAAATTAA
- the Bcarg8 gene encoding Bcarg8 encodes MALRLSAKRVTAALKAGKVSPAINGYMKRNASQATASATNSQTNISHPDPSPNSQTAQLIAEQAPYMVATYVRPPPMFVKGSGCYLWDVENRKYLDFTAGIAVNALGHCDPEIAKIMLEQGTTLMHTSNLYHNPWTGALSKLLIEKTLESNSMHDAQAVFICNSGSEANEAAIKFARKTGKVVDPSGAKHEVVSFQNSFHGRTMGSLSATPNPKYQKPFSPMLPGFKYGTYNDVDAIKELVTEKTCGVIVEPIQGEGGVIVATEEFLTALAARCREVGAVLIYDEIQCGLSRTGTFWAHASLPKSAHPDIITTAKALGNGFPIGATVVNKNVTEKIKVGDHGTTFGGNPLGSRIAHYIVSRLSDASLQKDVLKKSEIFKKHFQALQSKYPELVKEIRGKGLHLGLQLSQDPTPIVTAARERGLLIITAGTNTLRFVPSLNITEQEIEEGFGILAEAMRIVASPAEEPQGAQVHGEVDSPN; translated from the exons ATGGCTCTTCGATTGTCTGCGAAAAGAGTGACAGCTGCTCTGAAAGCTGGAAAGGTATCACCCGCAATCAATGGCTATATGAAGAGAAATGCCTCACAAGCAACGGCCTCTGCTACAAAC AGCCAGACCAATATATCGCATCCAGATCCTTCACCAAATTCTCAAACAGCACAACTCATCGCAGAACAAGCTCCATATATGGTTGCCACATACGTCCGACCACCACCAATGTTTGTGAAAGGATCCGGATGTTATCTTTGGGATGTGGAAAACAGGAAATATTTGGATTTCACGGCGGGTATAGCAGTCAATGCTCTAGGACACTGCGATCCAGAAATCGCGAAGATAATGTTGGAACAG GGAACAACTCTTATGCATACCTCCAACTTATATCATAACCCATGGACCGGGGCCCTCTCCAAGCTTCTCATTGAGAAGACTCTCGAATCGAATTCAATGCACGATGCCCAAGCTGTCTTCATTTGCAACTCTGGCAGTGAAGCTAATGAAGCCGCCATAAAGTTTGCTAGAAAGACTGGAAAGGTTGTTGATCCATCTGGAGCCAAACATGAAGTCGTTTCATTCCAAAACTCTTTCCATGGTCGAACTATGGGGTCATTATCTGccaccccaaaccccaaatatcaaaagccaTTTTCTCCAATGCTACCCGGATTCAAATATGGAACATACAATGATGTGGATGCTATCAAGGAATTGGTTACGGAGAAGACTTGTGGTGTTATAGTAGAGCCAATTCAAGGAGAGGGTGGTGTCATTGTAGCGACCGAAGAATTCCTTACTGCACTCGCAGCTCGCTGTCGTGAGGTTGGTGCAGTCCTCATTTATGATGAAATTCAATGTGGACTTTCACGAACCGGAACTTTCTGGGCCCATGCATCATTGCCAAAATCAGCCCATCCAGATATCATTACTACCGCCAAAGCACTGGGAAATGGTTTTCCAATTGGAGCAACAGTTGTCAACAAGAATGTAACAGAGAAGATCAAGGTTGGTGATCACGGAACTACATTCGGTGGAAATCCATTGGGATCCAGGATAGCCCATTACATTGTTTCTCGATTATCCGATGCATCTTTACAAAAAGATGTTCTCAAGAAGTCAGAAATATTTAAGAAGCATTTCCAAGCCTTACAATCCAAGTACCCAGAACTTGTCAAAGAAATCAGGGGCAAAGGATTACACTTGGGATTACAACTTAGCCAAGACCCTACCCCTATTGTCACAGCTGCTAGAGAGAGAGGTTTATTGATTATCACTGCTGGAACCAATACTTTGAGATTTGTACCAAGCTTGAACATCACCGAGCAAGAAATCGAGGAGGGGTTCGGCATTTTGGCTGAAGCAATGAGAATCGTTGCTTCTCCAGCAGAGGAGCCGCAAGGAGCTCAGGTTCATGGTGAAGTAGATTCGCCAAATTAA
- the Bcbrn1 gene encoding Bcbrn1, with protein MSATNGSNGATNGTKEKVDYTKVPGPLGLESASLKGKVALVTGSGRGIGAEMACELGRRGAKVIVNYANSDSAAQEVVNTIKKAGSEAIALQGNVSVVSDIINLFAQAKKQWGKLDIVCSNSGVVTFGHIKDVTEEEYDRVMNINTRGQFFVAREAYKNLEVGGRLIMMGSITGQAKGVPQHTVYSGSKGAIETFVRCMAIDFGDKKITVNCIAPGGIRTDMYHKVCREYIPNGANLNDEEVDEYAATWSPLHRVGLPIDIARVVCFLASQDGEWVNGKVIGIDGAAMM; from the exons atgtcTGCTACAAACGGATCAAACGGAGCCACCAATGGCACTAAGGAGAAGGTTGATTATACCAAGGTCCCAGGTCCTCTCGGTCTCGAGAGCGCCAGCTTGAAGGGCAAAGTTGCCTTGGTTACTGGATCAG GTCGTGGTATCGGTGCCGAAATGGCCTGTGAACTCGGTCGTCGCGGCGCCAAAGTCATTGTAAACTACGCCAACTCCGATTCTGCTGCCCAAGAAGTCGTCAACACTATCAAGAAGGCCGGTTCCGAGGCAATTGCCCTCCAAGGAAACGTTTCCGTCGTCTCTGacatcatcaatctcttTGCTCAAGCCAAGAAGCAATGGGGTAAACTCGATATTGTTTGCTCCAACTCTGGTGTCGTTACCTTCGGACATATCAAGGATGTCACCGAGGAGGAATATGATCGTGTCATGAATATCAACACTAGAGGTCAATTCTTCGTTGCCAGAGAGGCTTACAAGAATTTGGAAGTTGGAGGTCGTTTGATCATGATGGGTTCCATTACTGGTCAGGCTAAGGGAGTTCCTCAACACACTGTCTACTCTGGTTCTAAGGGTGCCATTGAGACTTTCGTCCGCTGCATGGCTATTG ACTTCGGTGACAAGAAGATTACCGTCAACTGCATCGCTCCAGGTGGAATCCGTACCGACATGTACCACAAAGTTTGCCGTGAATACATTCCCAACGGCGCCAACCTCAACGATGAAGAAGTCGATGAATATGCCGCTACCTGGTCCCCACTCCACAGAGTCGGTCTTCCTATTGATATTGCCAGAGTTGTTTGCTTCTTGGCGAGTCAAGATGGTGAATGGGTTAACGGAAAGGTTATTGGTATCGATGGTGCAGCTATGATGTAA